In Sorghum bicolor cultivar BTx623 chromosome 10, Sorghum_bicolor_NCBIv3, whole genome shotgun sequence, one genomic interval encodes:
- the LOC8066861 gene encoding membrane protein of ER body-like protein isoform X1, with protein MMEVERPPPLELKEEQPHLLLLMEAEAEAEEEDTSSALLHTRDREKKKMTTTMDLDPSHSSSSSDAAAAAAEIEEDAAPHHQSIFLDPTQGLWKCRHCDWTHRLSGPCTADILDHQGHCKIVSNLDSLVRNQPLYYSPYRVSDHAENQVTEVGGHKENANGTSGEQGKEIDKQDNVSAQETNHSSNNGKLENGSHSNGVHEISSSSETVTIADGLKLITTIRDARHILPNWSGSVDVSTATTSTSEVHEIEVEKDEIVNKGEVKVEEYDLEKILDEQETHDLYCPNCKSCITRRVILKKRKRTVRPEARKEPPKRPQLVEPSANVPRQIVDEDSPEVFRCLSCFTFFIPTGCSFNIFRISERRDVNQQVQVQHSSASQQTSEHCGSWLLSCFQTADSPRPSNNAGSIKIESVHVNVQQYGAHQEQIPLSQPAGDTKTDTSHLGHKQEFTQIEAGNVVTVQRNGASQEQIPLLQPSGDTATDSVHLGQKQDILEGMTAPSDNSPFFSKPFFEPVPPIKVFPGGDNQTVAKPTLVIHQPVESEAPPHTVVAVPEAETPVPALSAPRDEWDILKAIVYGGLVESIMSLSVVSAAAASGSKTLDIFILGIANLIGGIPVIYHNIADLRNTGDVAESSEQVGHYWLELGRRSKYHLHMVIAILSYILFGLLPPVIYGLSFRTSDNRENKMLVVAAVSLLCIALLAIGKAHVKRPRTYFTTLLYYLSIGFSGSGLSYATGVLIMKLLAHFGIIDQGGASAPAPPGLSFPEAVAWASY; from the exons ATGATGGAGGTGGAGAGGCCGCCGCCGTTGGAGCTCAAGGAGGAGCAGCCACACCTGCTCCTACTCATGGaggccgaggccgaggccgaGGAGGAAGACACCTCCTCCGCCCTCCTGCACACCAGGGacagggagaagaagaagatgacgacgacgatggaCCTGGACCCCTCCCACTCCAGCTCCAGCTCcgacgcagcagcagcagcagccgagaTTGAAGAGGATGCGGCCCCTCACCACCAGAGCATCTTCTTGGATCCAACCCAAG GTCTATGGAAGTGCCGGCACTGTGATTGGACGCACCGCTTGAGTGGTCCATGCACAGCTGATATCCTCGACCATCAGGGACACTGCAAAATTGTCAGCAATCTTGATTCGTTAGTTCGCAACCAACCATTATATTATTCACCATACAGAG TCTCTGATCATGCTGAAAACCAAGTTACAGAAGTTGGTGGCCACAAAGAAAACGCAAACGGAACTTCAGGTGAACAAGGTAAAGAGATTGACAAACAGGACAACGTCAGCGCTCAGGAAACTAACCACAGTTCAAACAATGGCAAATTAGAAAATGGTTCACACTCTAATGGGGTGCATGAGATCTCCAGCAGCAGTGAAACCGTGACCATTGCAGATGGACTGAAACTGATTACAACCATCCGTGATGCTAGACACATCTTGCCAAACTGGAGTGGTTCTGTTGACGTTTCCACTGCCACCACGAGTACATCTGAAGTTCATGAAATCGAAGTGGagaaggatgaaattgtcaataAGGGTGAAGTGAAAGTTGAAGAGTATGATCTTGAGAAGATTCTGGACGAGCAAGAAACCCATGACCTCTATTGCCCCAACTGCAAATCCTGCATAACTCGAAGGGTCATCCttaaaaagagaaagagaacaGTAAGACCAGAAGCACGTAAGGAACCACCAAAAAGACCACAGCTTGTAGAGCCTTCTGCCAATGTTCCAAGACAAATAGTTGATGAAGACTCGCCCGAAGTATTTAGATGCTTGTCATGCTTCACTTTCTTCATCCCAACAG GTTGCAGTTTTAATATATTCCGTATATCTGAAAGGAGGGATGTAAACCAACAAGTTCAAGTTCAGCATTCTTCTGCTTCACAACAGACGTCTGAACACTGTGGAAGTTGGCTTCTTTCTTGTTTCCAGACAGCAGATAGTCCAAGGCCATCAAATAATGCAG GATCCATAAAGATAGAGTCAGTACATGTAAATGTGCAGCAATATGGAGCGCACCAAGAACAAATTCCTCTCTCACAGCCTGCTGGTGATACTAAAACTGATACCAGTCATCTCGGTCACAAACAAG AATTCACGCAAATAGAGGCAGGGAATGTGGTAACTGTGCAGCGAAATGGAGCAAGCCAAGAACAAATTCCTCTCTTGCAGCCCTCTGGTGATACTGCGACTGATTCGGTGCACCTAGGTCAAAAACAAG ATATTCTGGAAGGTATGACGGCACCCTCTGATAACAGCCCATTTTTCAGCAAACCATTTTTTGAGCCAGTACCCCCAATAAAAGTTTTTCCGG GAGGGGACAACCAGACGGTTGCAAAACCAACTTTAGTTATTCACCAACCGGTTGAGTCAGAAGCTCCACCTCATACAGTAGTGGCAGTCCCTGAGGCTGAGACACCAGTTCCTGCATTATCAGCTCCAAGGGATGAATGGGATATACTGAAAGCAATAGTGTATGGCGGCCTTGTTGAATCAATCATGAGCCTCTCAGTTgtatcagcagcagcagcaagcggTTCCAAGACCT TGGATATATTCATCCTGGGCATAGCAAACCTTATTGGTGGTATTCCTGTAATTTACCACAAT ATTGCTGATCTGCGAAACACAGGAGATGTAGCTGAAAGCAGTGAGCAAGTGGGGCACTACTGGCTAGAGCTGGGAAGGCGATCAAAGTACCATTTGCACATGGTGATAGCCATACTGTCGTACATCCTCTTCGGGCTGCTGCCACCAGTCATCTACGGACTGTCATTCAGGACAAGCGACAACAGGGAGAACAAAATGTTGGTGGTCGCTGCTGTATCTCTCCTGTGCATTGCGCTGCTCGCAATTGGAAAGGCGCATGTTAAGAGGCCCAGGACTTACTTCACAACCCTCCTCTACTACCTGTCCATTGGATTCAGCGGTTCCGGGTTGTCGTATGCCACAGGCGTCCTCATCATGAAGCTCCTAGCACACTTTGGTATCATTGATCAGGGTGGTGCATCAGCTCCTGCTCCTCCAGGTCTCTCATTCCCCGAAGCAGTCGCCTGGGCTTCCTACTGA
- the LOC8066861 gene encoding membrane protein of ER body-like protein isoform X4 yields the protein MMEVERPPPLELKEEQPHLLLLMEAEAEAEEEDTSSALLHTRDREKKKMTTTMDLDPSHSSSSSDAAAAAAEIEEDAAPHHQSIFLDPTQVSDHAENQVTEVGGHKENANGTSGEQGKEIDKQDNVSAQETNHSSNNGKLENGSHSNGVHEISSSSETVTIADGLKLITTIRDARHILPNWSGSVDVSTATTSTSEVHEIEVEKDEIVNKGEVKVEEYDLEKILDEQETHDLYCPNCKSCITRRVILKKRKRTVRPEARKEPPKRPQLVEPSANVPRQIVDEDSPEVFRCLSCFTFFIPTGCSFNIFRISERRDVNQQVQVQHSSASQQTSEHCGSWLLSCFQTADSPRPSNNAGSIKIESVHVNVQQYGAHQEQIPLSQPAGDTKTDTSHLGHKQEFTQIEAGNVVTVQRNGASQEQIPLLQPSGDTATDSVHLGQKQDILEGMTAPSDNSPFFSKPFFEPVPPIKVFPGGDNQTVAKPTLVIHQPVESEAPPHTVVAVPEAETPVPALSAPRDEWDILKAIVYGGLVESIMSLSVVSAAAASGSKTLDIFILGIANLIGGIPVIYHNIADLRNTGDVAESSEQVGHYWLELGRRSKYHLHMVIAILSYILFGLLPPVIYGLSFRTSDNRENKMLVVAAVSLLCIALLAIGKAHVKRPRTYFTTLLYYLSIGFSGSGLSYATGVLIMKLLAHFGIIDQGGASAPAPPGLSFPEAVAWASY from the exons ATGATGGAGGTGGAGAGGCCGCCGCCGTTGGAGCTCAAGGAGGAGCAGCCACACCTGCTCCTACTCATGGaggccgaggccgaggccgaGGAGGAAGACACCTCCTCCGCCCTCCTGCACACCAGGGacagggagaagaagaagatgacgacgacgatggaCCTGGACCCCTCCCACTCCAGCTCCAGCTCcgacgcagcagcagcagcagccgagaTTGAAGAGGATGCGGCCCCTCACCACCAGAGCATCTTCTTGGATCCAACCCAAG TCTCTGATCATGCTGAAAACCAAGTTACAGAAGTTGGTGGCCACAAAGAAAACGCAAACGGAACTTCAGGTGAACAAGGTAAAGAGATTGACAAACAGGACAACGTCAGCGCTCAGGAAACTAACCACAGTTCAAACAATGGCAAATTAGAAAATGGTTCACACTCTAATGGGGTGCATGAGATCTCCAGCAGCAGTGAAACCGTGACCATTGCAGATGGACTGAAACTGATTACAACCATCCGTGATGCTAGACACATCTTGCCAAACTGGAGTGGTTCTGTTGACGTTTCCACTGCCACCACGAGTACATCTGAAGTTCATGAAATCGAAGTGGagaaggatgaaattgtcaataAGGGTGAAGTGAAAGTTGAAGAGTATGATCTTGAGAAGATTCTGGACGAGCAAGAAACCCATGACCTCTATTGCCCCAACTGCAAATCCTGCATAACTCGAAGGGTCATCCttaaaaagagaaagagaacaGTAAGACCAGAAGCACGTAAGGAACCACCAAAAAGACCACAGCTTGTAGAGCCTTCTGCCAATGTTCCAAGACAAATAGTTGATGAAGACTCGCCCGAAGTATTTAGATGCTTGTCATGCTTCACTTTCTTCATCCCAACAG GTTGCAGTTTTAATATATTCCGTATATCTGAAAGGAGGGATGTAAACCAACAAGTTCAAGTTCAGCATTCTTCTGCTTCACAACAGACGTCTGAACACTGTGGAAGTTGGCTTCTTTCTTGTTTCCAGACAGCAGATAGTCCAAGGCCATCAAATAATGCAG GATCCATAAAGATAGAGTCAGTACATGTAAATGTGCAGCAATATGGAGCGCACCAAGAACAAATTCCTCTCTCACAGCCTGCTGGTGATACTAAAACTGATACCAGTCATCTCGGTCACAAACAAG AATTCACGCAAATAGAGGCAGGGAATGTGGTAACTGTGCAGCGAAATGGAGCAAGCCAAGAACAAATTCCTCTCTTGCAGCCCTCTGGTGATACTGCGACTGATTCGGTGCACCTAGGTCAAAAACAAG ATATTCTGGAAGGTATGACGGCACCCTCTGATAACAGCCCATTTTTCAGCAAACCATTTTTTGAGCCAGTACCCCCAATAAAAGTTTTTCCGG GAGGGGACAACCAGACGGTTGCAAAACCAACTTTAGTTATTCACCAACCGGTTGAGTCAGAAGCTCCACCTCATACAGTAGTGGCAGTCCCTGAGGCTGAGACACCAGTTCCTGCATTATCAGCTCCAAGGGATGAATGGGATATACTGAAAGCAATAGTGTATGGCGGCCTTGTTGAATCAATCATGAGCCTCTCAGTTgtatcagcagcagcagcaagcggTTCCAAGACCT TGGATATATTCATCCTGGGCATAGCAAACCTTATTGGTGGTATTCCTGTAATTTACCACAAT ATTGCTGATCTGCGAAACACAGGAGATGTAGCTGAAAGCAGTGAGCAAGTGGGGCACTACTGGCTAGAGCTGGGAAGGCGATCAAAGTACCATTTGCACATGGTGATAGCCATACTGTCGTACATCCTCTTCGGGCTGCTGCCACCAGTCATCTACGGACTGTCATTCAGGACAAGCGACAACAGGGAGAACAAAATGTTGGTGGTCGCTGCTGTATCTCTCCTGTGCATTGCGCTGCTCGCAATTGGAAAGGCGCATGTTAAGAGGCCCAGGACTTACTTCACAACCCTCCTCTACTACCTGTCCATTGGATTCAGCGGTTCCGGGTTGTCGTATGCCACAGGCGTCCTCATCATGAAGCTCCTAGCACACTTTGGTATCATTGATCAGGGTGGTGCATCAGCTCCTGCTCCTCCAGGTCTCTCATTCCCCGAAGCAGTCGCCTGGGCTTCCTACTGA
- the LOC8066861 gene encoding membrane protein of ER body-like protein isoform X2 — MMEVERPPPLELKEEQPHLLLLMEAEAEAEEEDTSSALLHTRDREKKKMTTTMDLDPSHSSSSSDAAAAAAEIEEDAAPHHQSIFLDPTQGLWKCRHCDWTHRLSGPCTADILDHQGHCKIVSNLDSLVRNQPLYYSPYRVSDHAENQVTEVGGHKENANGTSGEQGKEIDKQDNVSAQETNHSSNNGKLENGSHSNGVHEISSSSETVTIADGLKLITTIRDARHILPNWSGSVDVSTATTSTSEVHEIEVEKDEIVNKGEVKVEEYDLEKILDEQETHDLYCPNCKSCITRRVILKKRKRTVRPEARKEPPKRPQLVEPSANVPRQIVDEDSPEVFRCLSCFTFFIPTGCSFNIFRISERRDVNQQVQVQHSSASQQTSEHCGSWLLSCFQTADSPRPSNNAGSIKIESVHVNVQQYGAHQEQIPLSQPAGDTKTDTSHLGHKQEFTQIEAGNVVTVQRNGASQEQIPLLQPSGDTATDSVHLGQKQDILEGGDNQTVAKPTLVIHQPVESEAPPHTVVAVPEAETPVPALSAPRDEWDILKAIVYGGLVESIMSLSVVSAAAASGSKTLDIFILGIANLIGGIPVIYHNIADLRNTGDVAESSEQVGHYWLELGRRSKYHLHMVIAILSYILFGLLPPVIYGLSFRTSDNRENKMLVVAAVSLLCIALLAIGKAHVKRPRTYFTTLLYYLSIGFSGSGLSYATGVLIMKLLAHFGIIDQGGASAPAPPGLSFPEAVAWASY; from the exons ATGATGGAGGTGGAGAGGCCGCCGCCGTTGGAGCTCAAGGAGGAGCAGCCACACCTGCTCCTACTCATGGaggccgaggccgaggccgaGGAGGAAGACACCTCCTCCGCCCTCCTGCACACCAGGGacagggagaagaagaagatgacgacgacgatggaCCTGGACCCCTCCCACTCCAGCTCCAGCTCcgacgcagcagcagcagcagccgagaTTGAAGAGGATGCGGCCCCTCACCACCAGAGCATCTTCTTGGATCCAACCCAAG GTCTATGGAAGTGCCGGCACTGTGATTGGACGCACCGCTTGAGTGGTCCATGCACAGCTGATATCCTCGACCATCAGGGACACTGCAAAATTGTCAGCAATCTTGATTCGTTAGTTCGCAACCAACCATTATATTATTCACCATACAGAG TCTCTGATCATGCTGAAAACCAAGTTACAGAAGTTGGTGGCCACAAAGAAAACGCAAACGGAACTTCAGGTGAACAAGGTAAAGAGATTGACAAACAGGACAACGTCAGCGCTCAGGAAACTAACCACAGTTCAAACAATGGCAAATTAGAAAATGGTTCACACTCTAATGGGGTGCATGAGATCTCCAGCAGCAGTGAAACCGTGACCATTGCAGATGGACTGAAACTGATTACAACCATCCGTGATGCTAGACACATCTTGCCAAACTGGAGTGGTTCTGTTGACGTTTCCACTGCCACCACGAGTACATCTGAAGTTCATGAAATCGAAGTGGagaaggatgaaattgtcaataAGGGTGAAGTGAAAGTTGAAGAGTATGATCTTGAGAAGATTCTGGACGAGCAAGAAACCCATGACCTCTATTGCCCCAACTGCAAATCCTGCATAACTCGAAGGGTCATCCttaaaaagagaaagagaacaGTAAGACCAGAAGCACGTAAGGAACCACCAAAAAGACCACAGCTTGTAGAGCCTTCTGCCAATGTTCCAAGACAAATAGTTGATGAAGACTCGCCCGAAGTATTTAGATGCTTGTCATGCTTCACTTTCTTCATCCCAACAG GTTGCAGTTTTAATATATTCCGTATATCTGAAAGGAGGGATGTAAACCAACAAGTTCAAGTTCAGCATTCTTCTGCTTCACAACAGACGTCTGAACACTGTGGAAGTTGGCTTCTTTCTTGTTTCCAGACAGCAGATAGTCCAAGGCCATCAAATAATGCAG GATCCATAAAGATAGAGTCAGTACATGTAAATGTGCAGCAATATGGAGCGCACCAAGAACAAATTCCTCTCTCACAGCCTGCTGGTGATACTAAAACTGATACCAGTCATCTCGGTCACAAACAAG AATTCACGCAAATAGAGGCAGGGAATGTGGTAACTGTGCAGCGAAATGGAGCAAGCCAAGAACAAATTCCTCTCTTGCAGCCCTCTGGTGATACTGCGACTGATTCGGTGCACCTAGGTCAAAAACAAG ATATTCTGGAAG GAGGGGACAACCAGACGGTTGCAAAACCAACTTTAGTTATTCACCAACCGGTTGAGTCAGAAGCTCCACCTCATACAGTAGTGGCAGTCCCTGAGGCTGAGACACCAGTTCCTGCATTATCAGCTCCAAGGGATGAATGGGATATACTGAAAGCAATAGTGTATGGCGGCCTTGTTGAATCAATCATGAGCCTCTCAGTTgtatcagcagcagcagcaagcggTTCCAAGACCT TGGATATATTCATCCTGGGCATAGCAAACCTTATTGGTGGTATTCCTGTAATTTACCACAAT ATTGCTGATCTGCGAAACACAGGAGATGTAGCTGAAAGCAGTGAGCAAGTGGGGCACTACTGGCTAGAGCTGGGAAGGCGATCAAAGTACCATTTGCACATGGTGATAGCCATACTGTCGTACATCCTCTTCGGGCTGCTGCCACCAGTCATCTACGGACTGTCATTCAGGACAAGCGACAACAGGGAGAACAAAATGTTGGTGGTCGCTGCTGTATCTCTCCTGTGCATTGCGCTGCTCGCAATTGGAAAGGCGCATGTTAAGAGGCCCAGGACTTACTTCACAACCCTCCTCTACTACCTGTCCATTGGATTCAGCGGTTCCGGGTTGTCGTATGCCACAGGCGTCCTCATCATGAAGCTCCTAGCACACTTTGGTATCATTGATCAGGGTGGTGCATCAGCTCCTGCTCCTCCAGGTCTCTCATTCCCCGAAGCAGTCGCCTGGGCTTCCTACTGA
- the LOC8066861 gene encoding membrane protein of ER body-like protein isoform X3 — protein MSVYKDAQGLWKCRHCDWTHRLSGPCTADILDHQGHCKIVSNLDSLVRNQPLYYSPYRVSDHAENQVTEVGGHKENANGTSGEQGKEIDKQDNVSAQETNHSSNNGKLENGSHSNGVHEISSSSETVTIADGLKLITTIRDARHILPNWSGSVDVSTATTSTSEVHEIEVEKDEIVNKGEVKVEEYDLEKILDEQETHDLYCPNCKSCITRRVILKKRKRTVRPEARKEPPKRPQLVEPSANVPRQIVDEDSPEVFRCLSCFTFFIPTGCSFNIFRISERRDVNQQVQVQHSSASQQTSEHCGSWLLSCFQTADSPRPSNNAGSIKIESVHVNVQQYGAHQEQIPLSQPAGDTKTDTSHLGHKQEFTQIEAGNVVTVQRNGASQEQIPLLQPSGDTATDSVHLGQKQDILEGMTAPSDNSPFFSKPFFEPVPPIKVFPGGDNQTVAKPTLVIHQPVESEAPPHTVVAVPEAETPVPALSAPRDEWDILKAIVYGGLVESIMSLSVVSAAAASGSKTLDIFILGIANLIGGIPVIYHNIADLRNTGDVAESSEQVGHYWLELGRRSKYHLHMVIAILSYILFGLLPPVIYGLSFRTSDNRENKMLVVAAVSLLCIALLAIGKAHVKRPRTYFTTLLYYLSIGFSGSGLSYATGVLIMKLLAHFGIIDQGGASAPAPPGLSFPEAVAWASY, from the exons ATGTCTGTTTACAAGGACGCCCAAG GTCTATGGAAGTGCCGGCACTGTGATTGGACGCACCGCTTGAGTGGTCCATGCACAGCTGATATCCTCGACCATCAGGGACACTGCAAAATTGTCAGCAATCTTGATTCGTTAGTTCGCAACCAACCATTATATTATTCACCATACAGAG TCTCTGATCATGCTGAAAACCAAGTTACAGAAGTTGGTGGCCACAAAGAAAACGCAAACGGAACTTCAGGTGAACAAGGTAAAGAGATTGACAAACAGGACAACGTCAGCGCTCAGGAAACTAACCACAGTTCAAACAATGGCAAATTAGAAAATGGTTCACACTCTAATGGGGTGCATGAGATCTCCAGCAGCAGTGAAACCGTGACCATTGCAGATGGACTGAAACTGATTACAACCATCCGTGATGCTAGACACATCTTGCCAAACTGGAGTGGTTCTGTTGACGTTTCCACTGCCACCACGAGTACATCTGAAGTTCATGAAATCGAAGTGGagaaggatgaaattgtcaataAGGGTGAAGTGAAAGTTGAAGAGTATGATCTTGAGAAGATTCTGGACGAGCAAGAAACCCATGACCTCTATTGCCCCAACTGCAAATCCTGCATAACTCGAAGGGTCATCCttaaaaagagaaagagaacaGTAAGACCAGAAGCACGTAAGGAACCACCAAAAAGACCACAGCTTGTAGAGCCTTCTGCCAATGTTCCAAGACAAATAGTTGATGAAGACTCGCCCGAAGTATTTAGATGCTTGTCATGCTTCACTTTCTTCATCCCAACAG GTTGCAGTTTTAATATATTCCGTATATCTGAAAGGAGGGATGTAAACCAACAAGTTCAAGTTCAGCATTCTTCTGCTTCACAACAGACGTCTGAACACTGTGGAAGTTGGCTTCTTTCTTGTTTCCAGACAGCAGATAGTCCAAGGCCATCAAATAATGCAG GATCCATAAAGATAGAGTCAGTACATGTAAATGTGCAGCAATATGGAGCGCACCAAGAACAAATTCCTCTCTCACAGCCTGCTGGTGATACTAAAACTGATACCAGTCATCTCGGTCACAAACAAG AATTCACGCAAATAGAGGCAGGGAATGTGGTAACTGTGCAGCGAAATGGAGCAAGCCAAGAACAAATTCCTCTCTTGCAGCCCTCTGGTGATACTGCGACTGATTCGGTGCACCTAGGTCAAAAACAAG ATATTCTGGAAGGTATGACGGCACCCTCTGATAACAGCCCATTTTTCAGCAAACCATTTTTTGAGCCAGTACCCCCAATAAAAGTTTTTCCGG GAGGGGACAACCAGACGGTTGCAAAACCAACTTTAGTTATTCACCAACCGGTTGAGTCAGAAGCTCCACCTCATACAGTAGTGGCAGTCCCTGAGGCTGAGACACCAGTTCCTGCATTATCAGCTCCAAGGGATGAATGGGATATACTGAAAGCAATAGTGTATGGCGGCCTTGTTGAATCAATCATGAGCCTCTCAGTTgtatcagcagcagcagcaagcggTTCCAAGACCT TGGATATATTCATCCTGGGCATAGCAAACCTTATTGGTGGTATTCCTGTAATTTACCACAAT ATTGCTGATCTGCGAAACACAGGAGATGTAGCTGAAAGCAGTGAGCAAGTGGGGCACTACTGGCTAGAGCTGGGAAGGCGATCAAAGTACCATTTGCACATGGTGATAGCCATACTGTCGTACATCCTCTTCGGGCTGCTGCCACCAGTCATCTACGGACTGTCATTCAGGACAAGCGACAACAGGGAGAACAAAATGTTGGTGGTCGCTGCTGTATCTCTCCTGTGCATTGCGCTGCTCGCAATTGGAAAGGCGCATGTTAAGAGGCCCAGGACTTACTTCACAACCCTCCTCTACTACCTGTCCATTGGATTCAGCGGTTCCGGGTTGTCGTATGCCACAGGCGTCCTCATCATGAAGCTCCTAGCACACTTTGGTATCATTGATCAGGGTGGTGCATCAGCTCCTGCTCCTCCAGGTCTCTCATTCCCCGAAGCAGTCGCCTGGGCTTCCTACTGA
- the LOC8065363 gene encoding probable methyltransferase PMT17, which yields MAKEQDGSPKVRHPEFQRMRVTLTIGVIGLCVTAYILGAWQGTSNGINSSLISTRTQCKDNVRSSGARLDFQAHHQVGFNESVLAVEKFPPCQLKYSEYTPCQDPRRARKFPKKMMQYRERHCPKKEDMLRCLIPAPPNYNNPFQWPRSRDYAWFNNIPHRELSIEKAVQNWIHVEGDLLRFPGGGTMFPHGADAYIDGINALVPLNEGNIRTALDTGCGVASWGAYLMKRNITTMSFAPRDSHEAQVQFALERGVPAMIGVMGTERLPYPARAFDMAHCSRCLIPWNKLDGIYLIEVDRVLRPGGYWILSGPPIHWKRHYKGWERTEEDLKQEQDEIEDLAKRLCWKKVIEKGDLAIWQKPINHVECVDSRKVYDAPQICKSNDVDSAWYKKMDSCISPLPDVKSEDEVAGGALERWPKRAFVVPPRIIRGSVPGFTPEKFQEDNKVWSERVNHYKKLIPPLGKRRYRNVMDMNAGIGGFAAALMEYPLWVMNVVPSGLAHDTLGVIYERGFIGTYQDWCEAFSTYPRTYDLIHADKIFSSYQDRCDITYILLEMDRILRPEGTVIIRDNVEVLVKVQAITGGMRWKSQIMDHESGPFNPDKILVAVKTYWTGKPMEKQ from the exons ATGGCAAAAGAACAGGATGGATCCCCCAAGGTGCGCCACCCAGAATTCCAAAGGATGCGAGTAACTCTCACCATAGGCGTCATTGGCCTCTGTGTCACAGCATACATTCTTGGTGCTTGGCAAGGCACCTCAAACGGCATTAACTCTTCCTTAATAAGTACCAGAACCCAGTGCAAAGATAATGTGCGGTCATCTGGTGCTCGCCTGGATTTCCAAGCCCACCACCAGGTGGGCTTCAATGAATCCGTGCTTGCGGTGGAGAAATTCCCACCTTGCCAGCTCAAGTACAGTGAGTATACCCCTTGCCAAGATCCAAGGAGGGCTAGGAAGTTCCCAAAGAAAATGATGCAGTACAGGGAGCGCCACTGCCCAAAGAAAGAGGACATGCTCCGATGCTTGATCCCTGCACCTCCAAATTATAACAACCCCTTCCAGTGGCCAAGAAGTCGAGACTATGCTTGGTTCAATAACATCCCTCATCGGGAGCTCAGTATTGAGAAGGCTGTTCAGAACTGGATCCATGTTGAGGGAGACCTGCTTAGATTCCCTGGAGGTGGCACCATGTTCCCACATGGTGCCGATGCTTATATTGATGGCATAAATGCCCTTGTGCCATTGAATGAAGGCAACATCCGAACTGCACTTGATACTGGATGTGGG GTTGCAAGCTGGGGTGCTTATCTTATGAAGAGAAACATCACCACCATGTCTTTTGCACCAAGGGATTCTCATGAGGCACAGGTACAGTTTGCATTGGAACGGGGGGTACCAGCCATGATTGGAGTGATGGGAACTGAAAGACTCCCATATCCCGCTAGAGCATTTGACATGGCGCACTGCTCTAGATGTTTGATCCCATGGAATAAACTTG ACGGCATCTATCTAATTGAAGTAGACAGAGTTCTTAGACCAGGGGGGTACTGGATCCTTTCTGGGCCTCCAATCCACTGGAAGAGGCACTACAAGGGGTGGGAGAGGACAGAAGAAGACCTGAAGCAAGAACAAGATGAGATTGAGGACTTAGCGAAACGGCTCTGCTGGAAGAAAGTCATAGAGAAAGGTGATCTTGCTATATGGCAGAAACCTATCAATCATGTAGAATGTGTTGACAGTAGGAAGGTCTATGATGCTCCGCAGATTTGTAAGAGCAATGATGTGGATTCTGCTTG GTACAAGAAGATGGACAGTTGCATATCTCCTCTCCCAGATGTGAAGAGTGAAGATGAAGTTGCTGGTGGAGCCCTTGAGAGATGGCCAAAAAGGGCATTTGTTGTTCCCCCAAGAATAATCCGCGGTTCAGTTCCAGGCTTCACCCCTGAGAAGTTCCAAGAGGATAACAAGGTGTGGTCAGAGAGAGTGAATCACTACAAGAAATTGATTCCACCACTGGGAAAAAGACGATACAGGAACGTGATGGACATGAATGCAGGGATAGGGGGTTTTGCAGCTGCATTGATGGAGTACCCTCTTTGGGTGATGAATGTTGTGCCTTCAGGCTTGGCCCATGACACCCTCGGTGTTATTTATGAACGAGGGTTTATTGGCACCTACCAGGACTGGTGTGAGGCTTTCTCAACATACCCGAGGACCTACGATCTCATCCACGCAGATAAAATTTTCAGCAGTTACCAGGAtag GTGTGACATAACGTACATCCTCCTGGAGATGGACCGGATTCTAAGGCCTGAAGGGACTGTGATCATCAGGGACAACGTGGAGGTGTTGGTGAAGGTACAAGCTATCACTGGAGGCATGAGGTGGAAGAGCCAAATCATGGATCACGAGTCCGGTCCGTTCAACCCTGACAAGATCCTAGTGGCTGTCAAGACTTACTGGACCGGGAAGCCCATGGAAAAGCAATAA